A DNA window from Sphingopyxis sp. CCNWLW2 contains the following coding sequences:
- a CDS encoding LacI family DNA-binding transcriptional regulator, whose product MATLRDVAREAGVSVATASRAINGLGNVTAPTKAAVMAAVKKLNFVPHSGARSLTRRKTDTVGVILPDLFGEFFSEIIRGIDLVAHESGMHLLLGNMHGSTHETAAAIAAMRGRVDGLLVMPPDLKPELLADYLDPALPTVLLNYDAGSLDLPFVAVDNYRGAYAMTEALLARGMRQIVHIAGPKHNRDARDRQRGFVDAMAKIAKISNPAILPGDFSEESGAQAGRLLVQGQLPADAVFAANDQMAVGLMAELANAGKSVPGDVLVAGFDDIPLARHLNPSLTTMQVKIDRLGSTAMMMLLRILRGETLGGASATILTPTLIARGTTGGAAIPAAVAAAGALPT is encoded by the coding sequence ATGGCTACATTGAGGGACGTCGCCCGCGAAGCGGGGGTTTCGGTGGCGACGGCATCGCGGGCCATCAACGGGCTCGGCAACGTCACGGCGCCGACAAAGGCCGCGGTAATGGCGGCGGTCAAGAAACTGAACTTCGTCCCGCACAGCGGCGCGCGCAGCCTGACGCGCCGCAAGACCGATACCGTCGGCGTCATCCTGCCCGACCTGTTCGGCGAATTCTTCTCCGAAATCATCCGCGGCATCGACCTCGTCGCGCATGAATCGGGTATGCACTTGCTGCTCGGCAACATGCATGGCAGCACGCACGAGACCGCCGCCGCGATCGCGGCGATGCGCGGGCGTGTCGACGGGCTGCTCGTGATGCCGCCCGATTTGAAGCCCGAATTGCTCGCCGATTATCTCGATCCCGCGCTCCCGACGGTGCTGCTCAACTATGACGCGGGGTCACTCGACCTCCCGTTTGTGGCAGTCGACAATTATCGCGGCGCCTATGCGATGACCGAGGCGCTGCTGGCGCGCGGCATGCGGCAAATCGTCCATATCGCGGGGCCGAAGCATAACCGCGACGCGCGCGACCGCCAGCGCGGCTTTGTCGATGCGATGGCGAAGATCGCGAAGATTTCGAACCCCGCGATCCTGCCCGGCGATTTTTCGGAGGAAAGCGGCGCACAGGCCGGCCGGTTGCTGGTGCAGGGCCAATTGCCCGCTGACGCCGTCTTTGCCGCGAACGACCAGATGGCGGTCGGGCTGATGGCGGAGCTTGCCAATGCGGGAAAGTCGGTTCCCGGCGACGTGCTGGTGGCGGGGTTCGACGACATCCCGCTCGCGCGCCACCTCAATCCGTCGCTGACGACGATGCAGGTCAAGATCGACCGGCTGGGGTCGACCGCGATGATGATGTTGCTGCGCATCCTTCGCGGCGAAACGCTGGGCGGCGCGAGCGCGACGATCCTGACCCCGACGCTGATCGCGCGCGGTACGACCGGCGGGGCGGCGATCCCTGCGGCCGTTGCTGCGGCAGGAGCCTTGCCGACATGA
- a CDS encoding ABC transporter ATP-binding protein has product MAGLSINGARKSFGTTEVLKGVSIDVADGEFTVIVGPSGCGKSTLLRSVAGLEELTGGRIVIGDRDVTSLPPSERGIAMVFQSYALYPHLTVRENMAFGLKIAKAAKSEIDAAVRRAAETLNIEALLDRKPAALSGGQRQRVAIGRAIVRQPQIFLFDEPLSNLDADLRVRMRYEFASLHRQLGTTTLYVTHDQVEAMTLADRIIVLRDGRIEQVGTPRELYERPANIFVAQFLGTPRMNILPATIAADGRAALEDGRSIALPPLAAALTAGTPLSIGIRPEDIAIGNAPDALPFTIRFIERLGGLATLHLGGREGDEPIACQLRDDGSFDEGDTVLASLPPAHLHLFGADGQALRTVGE; this is encoded by the coding sequence ATGGCCGGACTGTCGATCAACGGCGCGCGCAAGAGCTTCGGCACCACCGAGGTGCTGAAAGGCGTGTCCATCGACGTCGCCGACGGTGAATTCACGGTGATCGTCGGCCCGTCGGGGTGCGGCAAGTCGACGCTGCTCCGGTCGGTCGCGGGGCTCGAAGAGCTGACCGGCGGCCGCATCGTCATCGGCGACCGCGACGTGACCAGCCTGCCCCCGTCGGAGCGCGGCATAGCGATGGTGTTCCAATCCTACGCGCTTTACCCGCATCTGACGGTGCGCGAGAATATGGCGTTCGGTCTCAAGATCGCGAAGGCGGCGAAGAGCGAAATCGACGCCGCCGTGCGACGCGCGGCGGAGACATTGAACATCGAGGCGCTGCTCGATCGCAAGCCCGCCGCGCTGTCGGGCGGGCAGCGGCAACGCGTCGCGATCGGGCGCGCGATCGTGCGCCAGCCGCAGATCTTCCTGTTCGACGAGCCGCTGTCGAACCTCGACGCCGATTTGCGCGTGCGGATGCGATACGAATTCGCCAGTCTGCACCGCCAGCTCGGCACGACGACGCTGTACGTCACGCACGATCAGGTCGAGGCGATGACGCTCGCCGACCGGATCATCGTGCTGCGCGACGGACGGATCGAGCAGGTCGGCACCCCGCGCGAACTCTATGAGCGGCCGGCGAACATCTTCGTCGCGCAATTCCTCGGCACGCCGCGGATGAACATCCTGCCCGCGACCATCGCCGCCGATGGTCGCGCGGCGCTCGAAGATGGCCGCAGCATCGCCCTGCCCCCGCTCGCGGCGGCGCTGACGGCGGGAACGCCGCTCTCAATCGGTATCCGGCCCGAGGATATCGCGATCGGCAACGCACCGGACGCGCTGCCTTTCACGATCCGCTTTATCGAGCGGCTGGGCGGGCTCGCGACGCTGCATCTGGGCGGACGCGAGGGTGACGAGCCGATCGCGTGTCAACTGCGCGACGACGGCAGCTTCGACGAAGGCGACACGGTCTTGGCCTCGCTGCCGCCCGCGCATCTGCACCTGTTCGGCGCCGACGGTCAGGCGCTCCGGACGGTGGGGGAATGA
- a CDS encoding MFS transporter: MNVPSQAATHSGGRSNAMAAFAAVTVLFFAWGFITSLIDPLVAAVKGIFTLSDAEAQLSASAFFIAYGLMSFPAAALIARFHSVPSILTALSTMVVGCLVMLAAANLAIYPLVLAGLFILASGITILQVAANPLAAALGDPKRSHFRLTFSQTFNSFGTFLGPLIGAHLFLEGVEVKEGTVVTEAVRAQALAGIDSAYFWICGLIVALLLFFWVSRRIVNEAVPPAPIGERAGMGELIREAFSSRWALLGGLAIFLYVGAEVAIGTQMALFLNSDAIWGQSDAAFGTFGWIMGNDGVPGVSLQEAGKAVALYWGGAMVGRAIGSVLLARFSASKMLVAFTAIAALLCLYIVLVGGVTAGFVVLSIGLFNSIMFPVIFTLTLERSTARAEATSGLLCTAIVGGAVIPYFIGLLSGAVGYTAALILPAACYAALCVFAIAAGRAPARQAGAGVTVH, from the coding sequence ATGAACGTGCCCAGCCAGGCGGCCACCCATAGCGGTGGTCGCTCGAATGCCATGGCGGCCTTTGCCGCGGTGACCGTGCTCTTCTTCGCCTGGGGCTTCATCACCTCGCTGATCGATCCGCTGGTCGCCGCGGTGAAAGGCATCTTCACGCTGAGTGACGCCGAAGCGCAGCTGTCGGCCTCGGCCTTCTTCATCGCCTATGGCCTGATGTCCTTTCCCGCCGCCGCGCTGATCGCGCGTTTTCATTCGGTGCCCTCGATCCTGACCGCGCTATCGACGATGGTCGTCGGCTGCCTCGTCATGCTCGCGGCGGCGAACCTCGCGATTTATCCGCTCGTGCTGGCGGGCCTCTTCATCCTCGCGAGCGGCATCACCATCCTGCAGGTCGCGGCGAACCCGCTCGCGGCGGCGCTGGGCGATCCGAAACGCAGCCATTTCCGCCTGACCTTCAGCCAGACGTTCAACAGCTTCGGCACCTTCCTCGGCCCACTGATCGGCGCGCACCTGTTCCTCGAAGGCGTCGAGGTCAAGGAGGGCACGGTCGTCACCGAAGCCGTGCGCGCGCAGGCGCTCGCCGGGATCGATTCGGCCTATTTCTGGATCTGCGGGCTGATCGTCGCGCTTCTGCTGTTCTTCTGGGTCAGCCGGCGGATCGTCAACGAAGCCGTCCCGCCCGCGCCGATCGGCGAGCGCGCCGGAATGGGCGAGCTGATCCGCGAAGCCTTTTCGTCACGCTGGGCGCTGCTCGGGGGCCTCGCGATCTTCCTCTATGTCGGCGCCGAGGTTGCGATCGGCACGCAGATGGCGCTGTTCCTCAACAGCGATGCGATCTGGGGGCAGTCGGACGCCGCCTTTGGCACCTTCGGCTGGATCATGGGAAATGACGGCGTCCCCGGCGTTTCGCTGCAGGAGGCCGGAAAGGCCGTCGCGCTGTACTGGGGCGGCGCGATGGTCGGGCGCGCGATCGGATCGGTGCTGCTCGCGCGCTTCTCGGCATCGAAGATGCTCGTGGCGTTCACCGCCATCGCCGCGCTGCTCTGCCTCTATATCGTCCTTGTCGGCGGCGTGACGGCGGGCTTCGTCGTGCTGTCGATCGGCCTGTTCAATTCGATCATGTTCCCGGTGATCTTCACCCTGACGCTCGAACGCTCGACCGCGCGCGCCGAGGCGACATCGGGGCTGCTCTGCACCGCGATCGTCGGCGGAGCGGTGATCCCCTATTTCATCGGGCTGCTGTCGGGCGCGGTCGGCTATACCGCCGCGCTGATCCTTCCCGCCGCGTGCTATGCCGCGCTCTGCGTCTTCGCCATCGCCGCCGGACGGGCTCCGGCCCGACAGGCGGGCGCGGGCGTGACCGTTCACTGA
- the guaB gene encoding IMP dehydrogenase: MEIITGLTFDDVLLVPGASDILPSDANLSTQLTSEISLNIPILSSAMDTVTEADMAILMAQIGGIGVLHRNLTIEEQAAAVRQVKRFESGMIVNPITITPDAPLSYAIALMDQHRISGIPVVETGGKLVGILTHRDVRFADNPGQPVRELMTAENLATVRAGVGQDEARKLLHQRRIEKLLVVDDDYHCIGLITVKDMEKAVNFPDATKDSSGRLRVAAATNTGPTGIERAEALLDAECDLIVVDTAHGHSKMVGQTVEAIKKLSNRVQILAGNVATGDATKALIDAGADGVKVGIGPGSICTTRIVAGVGVPQLTAILDSVEAASKLGVPVIADGGLRTSGDIAKALAAGASSVMVGSMLAGTAEAPGETFLYQGRTYKSYRGMGSVGAMARGSADRYFQQDIKDQMKLVPEGIEGQVPFKGPAKDVIHQMVGGVKAAMGYTGSRTLKDFRERAKFVRITNAGLRESHVHDVAITREAPNYPAG; this comes from the coding sequence ATGGAAATCATCACCGGCCTCACCTTCGACGATGTGCTGCTGGTGCCCGGCGCGTCGGATATCCTGCCGTCGGACGCGAACCTGTCGACCCAGCTCACCAGCGAAATCAGCCTCAACATCCCGATCCTCTCCTCGGCGATGGACACGGTGACCGAGGCCGACATGGCGATCCTGATGGCGCAGATCGGCGGCATCGGCGTCCTCCACCGCAATCTGACGATCGAGGAACAGGCCGCGGCAGTGCGGCAGGTCAAGCGCTTTGAAAGCGGCATGATCGTCAACCCGATCACCATCACCCCCGACGCGCCGCTCTCCTATGCGATTGCGTTGATGGACCAGCACCGCATCTCGGGCATCCCCGTCGTCGAGACCGGCGGCAAGCTCGTCGGCATCCTCACCCACCGCGACGTGCGCTTCGCCGACAATCCCGGCCAGCCGGTGCGCGAGTTGATGACCGCCGAAAATCTCGCGACGGTCCGCGCCGGGGTCGGGCAGGACGAGGCGCGCAAGCTGCTGCACCAGCGCCGCATCGAAAAGCTGCTCGTCGTCGACGATGATTATCATTGCATCGGCCTGATCACCGTCAAGGATATGGAAAAGGCGGTCAATTTCCCCGACGCGACGAAGGATAGCAGCGGCCGCCTGCGCGTTGCCGCGGCGACCAACACCGGCCCGACGGGGATCGAACGCGCCGAAGCCTTGCTCGACGCCGAATGCGACCTGATTGTCGTCGATACCGCGCACGGCCATAGCAAGATGGTCGGCCAGACGGTCGAGGCGATCAAGAAACTGTCGAACCGCGTTCAGATCCTGGCGGGCAATGTCGCCACCGGCGATGCGACCAAGGCGCTGATCGACGCCGGCGCCGACGGCGTGAAGGTCGGCATCGGCCCCGGCTCGATCTGCACGACGCGCATCGTCGCGGGTGTCGGCGTGCCGCAGCTCACCGCGATCCTCGACAGCGTCGAGGCGGCGTCGAAGTTGGGCGTCCCCGTGATCGCCGATGGCGGCCTCCGCACCTCGGGCGACATCGCCAAGGCTCTGGCCGCGGGCGCGTCGAGCGTGATGGTCGGATCGATGCTCGCGGGCACTGCCGAGGCACCGGGCGAAACCTTCCTCTATCAGGGTCGCACCTATAAAAGCTATCGCGGCATGGGCAGCGTCGGCGCGATGGCGCGCGGCTCGGCCGACCGCTATTTCCAGCAGGACATCAAGGATCAGATGAAGCTGGTCCCCGAGGGCATCGAGGGCCAGGTTCCGTTCAAGGGTCCCGCCAAGGACGTGATCCACCAGATGGTCGGCGGCGTGAAGGCGGCGATGGGCTATACCGGCAGCCGCACGCTCAAGGATTTCCGCGAGCGCGCGAAATTCGTGCGGATCACCAACGCGGGCCTGCGCGAAAGCCATGTCCACGACGTCGCGATCACGCGCGAAGCACCGAACTATCCGGCGGGTTGA
- a CDS encoding RsmB/NOP family class I SAM-dependent RNA methyltransferase, whose amino-acid sequence MTPAARVQTAIEILDAIATSARDGGAPADAIFAEAMRARRYAGSKDRRAIRNHVYDAIRSVRSVPVSGRAAMLALADTDPELAALFDGTPYGPAAMAADEPRAETGVATTALMKLFDPLVGKAEREAMLVRAPLDLRANRLRSSRDELALIFPDGEAITGLADGWRLPGETAAVQHASYAEGQFEVQDAASQYAAAALDAEAGQVVIDLCAGAGGKTLAIASATGDEAAILACDTNRARLQQLPPRAHRAGATAIETLLLNPGQERAMLADRMGKADRVIVDAPCSGSGTWRRSPELRWRSTPARLDRHVAEQAKLMDIGADLVAPGGKLLYAVCSIITREGRAQVDDFLNRHPGWTADDGYLPNGVGRAAGAGYLMTPGHDGCDGFFLARLTAPC is encoded by the coding sequence ATGACCCCCGCAGCCCGCGTCCAGACCGCTATCGAAATCCTCGATGCCATCGCCACCTCCGCACGCGACGGCGGGGCACCTGCCGACGCGATCTTTGCCGAGGCGATGCGCGCGCGCCGCTATGCCGGATCGAAGGACCGCCGCGCGATCCGCAATCATGTCTATGACGCGATCCGCAGCGTGCGGTCGGTGCCGGTCTCAGGCCGCGCCGCGATGCTGGCGCTAGCCGATACCGACCCCGAACTCGCCGCGCTGTTCGACGGCACACCCTATGGCCCTGCAGCGATGGCCGCCGACGAACCGCGCGCCGAAACCGGGGTCGCCACCACCGCGCTGATGAAACTCTTCGACCCGCTCGTGGGAAAGGCGGAGCGCGAGGCGATGCTGGTGCGCGCGCCGCTCGACCTGCGCGCCAACCGGCTGCGCTCGAGCCGCGACGAACTCGCGCTGATCTTTCCGGACGGCGAAGCGATTACCGGTCTTGCCGATGGCTGGCGCCTGCCCGGTGAAACCGCGGCGGTCCAGCATGCCTCCTACGCCGAAGGGCAGTTCGAGGTGCAGGACGCCGCGAGCCAATATGCCGCCGCCGCGCTTGACGCTGAAGCGGGACAGGTGGTCATCGATCTGTGTGCCGGCGCCGGCGGCAAGACGCTCGCGATCGCTTCGGCGACGGGCGACGAAGCCGCGATCCTCGCCTGCGACACCAATCGCGCGCGGCTTCAGCAATTGCCGCCGCGCGCGCACCGCGCCGGGGCAACGGCGATCGAAACGCTGCTGCTCAATCCGGGGCAGGAACGCGCGATGCTCGCCGACCGGATGGGCAAGGCCGATCGCGTCATCGTCGACGCTCCCTGTTCGGGCAGCGGCACCTGGCGGCGCAGCCCCGAACTGCGCTGGCGCTCGACCCCCGCGCGGCTCGACCGTCATGTCGCCGAACAGGCGAAACTGATGGACATCGGTGCCGATCTTGTGGCGCCGGGCGGCAAACTTCTCTATGCTGTCTGCTCGATCATCACGCGCGAGGGGCGGGCACAGGTGGACGATTTTCTGAACCGGCATCCCGGCTGGACGGCCGACGACGGCTATCTGCCGAACGGCGTCGGGCGCGCCGCAGGGGCGGGCTATCTGATGACTCCGGGCCACGACGGCTGCGACGGATTTTTTCTCGCACGACTGACGGCGCCATGTTAG
- a CDS encoding tetratricopeptide repeat protein, with amino-acid sequence MRVGFLALSAGLILASLPTASDAQRADNDIFPRSIALQQDGHKAQEAGDLDAAIGFYESALAADPRNRSAIIALAQVARAQGLPGKAIGLYREALVLEPNDVVALTGQGEALADKGALELAREKLAEAQRVCSDKCPQVAALEKTIASSASKRVVAAEVLVPKPVVATVGATSNKN; translated from the coding sequence ATGCGTGTCGGCTTTCTGGCTCTTTCGGCGGGATTGATCCTCGCCAGCCTGCCCACAGCGTCCGATGCGCAACGCGCCGATAACGACATCTTCCCCCGCTCGATCGCGCTCCAGCAAGACGGTCACAAGGCGCAGGAAGCCGGCGATCTCGACGCCGCCATCGGTTTTTACGAATCGGCGCTCGCCGCCGACCCGCGCAATCGGTCGGCGATCATCGCGCTGGCGCAGGTCGCGCGCGCGCAGGGGCTGCCGGGCAAGGCGATCGGCCTTTATCGCGAGGCGCTTGTCCTCGAACCCAACGACGTCGTCGCGCTGACCGGGCAGGGCGAGGCGCTCGCCGACAAGGGTGCGCTCGAACTCGCGCGCGAAAAGCTCGCCGAGGCGCAGCGCGTGTGCAGCGACAAATGCCCGCAGGTCGCCGCGCTCGAAAAGACGATCGCATCGAGCGCATCGAAGCGCGTCGTCGCCGCCGAAGTGCTGGTGCCGAAGCCCGTTGTCGCAACCGTGGGCGCGACCAGCAACAAGAACTAA
- the rsmA gene encoding 16S rRNA (adenine(1518)-N(6)/adenine(1519)-N(6))-dimethyltransferase RsmA: protein MPPLRETVRAHGLSASKALGQNFLFDEQLLDRIAAIPGDLDGATVFEVGPGPGGLTRALLRAGAKVIAVERDDRCLPLLGELGEAFPGQLTVIADDAMAVDVDALTGGAPYHIVANLPYNVGTALFTRWLEPAAWPPRWLSLTLMFQLEVAERIVAPVGTDAYGRLAVLAQWRSTAKIAMKVHRSAFTPPPKVMSAIVHVTPAEQPEGVAPKLLSKLTEKGFGQRRKMLRQSLKGVEGAVAAAEALGIEPTRRAETVGVAEWVALARALGA from the coding sequence TTGCCCCCGCTACGCGAGACGGTGCGCGCGCACGGCCTGTCGGCGAGCAAGGCGCTGGGGCAAAATTTTCTGTTCGACGAGCAATTGCTCGATCGCATCGCGGCAATTCCTGGCGATCTTGACGGCGCGACGGTATTCGAGGTCGGCCCGGGTCCCGGCGGGCTGACGCGCGCATTGCTGCGCGCAGGCGCGAAGGTGATCGCGGTCGAGCGCGATGACCGCTGCCTGCCTTTGCTCGGCGAGCTTGGTGAGGCGTTTCCGGGGCAGCTGACGGTGATCGCCGACGACGCGATGGCGGTCGATGTCGACGCGCTGACAGGCGGCGCGCCATATCATATCGTCGCCAACCTGCCCTATAATGTCGGCACCGCGCTGTTCACGCGCTGGCTGGAGCCGGCGGCCTGGCCGCCGCGCTGGCTGTCGCTGACGCTGATGTTCCAGCTCGAGGTCGCCGAGCGGATCGTCGCGCCGGTCGGGACCGACGCCTACGGGCGACTGGCGGTGCTCGCGCAGTGGCGCTCGACCGCGAAGATCGCGATGAAAGTTCACCGCTCGGCCTTCACGCCGCCGCCGAAGGTGATGTCGGCGATCGTCCATGTAACGCCGGCCGAGCAGCCCGAAGGCGTCGCTCCGAAACTGCTGTCGAAGCTCACCGAAAAGGGATTCGGCCAGCGGCGCAAGATGCTGCGGCAGAGCCTGAAGGGTGTCGAGGGCGCGGTTGCCGCGGCCGAGGCGCTGGGGATCGAGCCGACGCGGCGCGCCGAGACGGTCGGCGTCGCCGAATGGGTGGCACTGGCGCGGGCGCTCGGCGCCTAG
- the pdxA gene encoding 4-hydroxythreonine-4-phosphate dehydrogenase PdxA, with translation MPDFSNRQPIAVTMGDPAGVGPEVTARAWAARREHNLPPFVAIGDAAAIAAVWDGPVARVGDMDEVVRAFGDALPVWHLEDSGPLTPGVPTPAGATCALHALETGIGLTRNQASSALVTGSVSKYALHGIGYTHPGQTEFIAERCGVTATNAVMMLAGPSLRVVPLTVHIPLSEVPERLTVELIVAKARIVARGLKRDFGIHAPRIALAGLNPHAGESGQLGSEEERIMAPAVAQLAEEGIIVDGPLAADGLFAPAIRANYDALLCPYHDQALTPFKALHFHDGVNLTLGLPIIRTSPDHGTAFNIAGTGAADPGPTIAAIAMAAQLAAARERSYAPAK, from the coding sequence ATGCCTGATTTCAGCAATCGACAGCCGATCGCGGTTACCATGGGTGACCCGGCCGGCGTCGGCCCCGAAGTCACGGCCCGCGCATGGGCCGCGCGCCGCGAACACAACCTGCCCCCCTTTGTCGCCATCGGCGATGCCGCGGCGATCGCCGCCGTCTGGGACGGCCCGGTCGCGCGCGTCGGCGACATGGACGAGGTGGTGCGGGCCTTTGGCGATGCTCTGCCCGTCTGGCATCTGGAGGATAGCGGCCCGCTGACCCCCGGCGTACCGACCCCGGCGGGGGCAACCTGCGCGCTCCATGCGCTCGAGACGGGGATCGGGCTGACCCGCAATCAGGCGAGCTCGGCGCTCGTCACGGGTTCGGTATCAAAATATGCGCTGCACGGCATCGGCTATACGCATCCCGGGCAGACCGAATTCATTGCCGAACGCTGCGGCGTCACCGCGACCAATGCCGTGATGATGCTGGCGGGGCCGAGCCTGCGCGTCGTCCCGCTGACGGTGCATATTCCGCTGTCCGAAGTGCCCGAGCGGCTGACCGTCGAACTGATCGTCGCCAAGGCGCGGATCGTCGCGCGCGGGCTGAAGCGCGATTTCGGAATCCACGCGCCGCGCATCGCGCTCGCCGGGCTCAACCCGCACGCGGGCGAGAGCGGGCAATTGGGCAGCGAGGAAGAGCGCATCATGGCGCCCGCGGTCGCGCAGCTCGCCGAGGAAGGGATCATCGTCGACGGCCCGCTCGCCGCCGACGGGCTGTTCGCACCCGCCATTCGCGCGAACTATGACGCGCTGCTCTGCCCTTATCACGATCAGGCGCTGACCCCGTTCAAGGCGCTGCATTTCCACGACGGCGTCAATCTGACGCTCGGCCTGCCGATCATCCGCACGTCGCCCGATCATGGCACGGCGTTCAATATCGCGGGCACCGGCGCCGCCGATCCGGGGCCGACGATCGCGGCGATCGCGATGGCCGCCCAGCTCGCCGCGGCGCGCGAGCGCAGCTACGCGCCGGCGAAGTGA
- a CDS encoding peptidylprolyl isomerase, with amino-acid sequence MTKFSTMTGLIALAAVGVTPVLAQTVADSDVPTTSLNIPGNVQLFGDAKPNVYRPSATVNGEIITATDIEQRMALIRIANNNVELPPEEVQRLRSQVFSNLIDEKLQIQEAKAAEITIDENVVNQQFARLATRFKQTPEQFSTYLTSKGSSAAAVKQQIRGEFAWDRLLSRNIQSTTNVSTEEVKIVADQMTGTKGQDEFHLGEIYLSSTPETAAAVTENAKKIIQALQAGGSFAAYARQFSEASTAVVGGDLGWVKAGQLPGSMGEAATQMAPGQLVGPIEVPGGISIMLMIDRRQVLTADPRDAILSLKQISLDFPAGTTPAKASELAGQFAEKTRGIAGCGAADAVAQGLGATVVSRDNIEMRALPAPLQATLASLQIGQTTQPFGAANEGVSVLVLCGRDMPQTATAPNLEQIEQKLLEDKVNKRAQRYLRDLRRDAVIEYS; translated from the coding sequence ATGACCAAATTTTCGACCATGACCGGCCTGATCGCGCTGGCTGCCGTTGGCGTAACGCCCGTGCTGGCCCAGACCGTTGCCGACAGTGACGTTCCGACGACCAGCCTCAACATCCCGGGCAATGTGCAGCTTTTCGGCGATGCCAAGCCGAACGTCTATCGCCCTTCCGCCACCGTGAATGGCGAGATCATCACCGCGACCGATATCGAGCAGCGCATGGCGCTGATCCGCATCGCCAACAACAATGTCGAACTGCCGCCCGAGGAAGTCCAACGGCTGCGCAGCCAGGTGTTCAGCAACCTGATCGACGAAAAACTGCAGATTCAGGAAGCCAAGGCGGCCGAAATCACGATCGACGAGAATGTCGTAAACCAGCAGTTCGCTCGCCTCGCCACGCGTTTCAAGCAGACGCCCGAGCAGTTTTCGACCTATCTTACGTCGAAAGGCTCGTCGGCAGCGGCGGTGAAGCAGCAGATCCGCGGCGAATTCGCCTGGGACCGCTTGCTGTCGCGTAACATCCAGTCGACGACCAACGTGTCGACCGAAGAGGTCAAGATCGTCGCCGACCAGATGACCGGAACCAAGGGCCAGGACGAGTTCCACCTCGGCGAAATCTATCTGTCGTCGACCCCGGAAACCGCCGCTGCGGTGACCGAAAATGCCAAGAAGATCATTCAGGCGTTGCAGGCGGGCGGCAGCTTTGCCGCCTATGCACGCCAGTTTTCGGAAGCCTCGACCGCCGTCGTTGGCGGCGATCTGGGCTGGGTAAAGGCCGGGCAGCTGCCCGGATCGATGGGCGAAGCGGCAACGCAGATGGCGCCGGGCCAGCTCGTCGGCCCGATCGAGGTTCCGGGCGGCATTTCGATCATGCTGATGATCGACCGGCGCCAGGTGCTGACCGCCGACCCGCGTGACGCGATCCTCAGCCTCAAGCAGATTTCGCTCGACTTCCCGGCGGGCACCACGCCCGCGAAGGCTTCCGAATTGGCAGGCCAATTTGCCGAAAAGACTCGCGGCATCGCCGGTTGCGGCGCAGCCGACGCGGTGGCGCAGGGCTTGGGCGCCACCGTCGTGTCGCGCGACAATATCGAGATGCGCGCGCTGCCGGCGCCGCTGCAAGCGACGCTGGCCAGTCTGCAGATCGGGCAGACGACGCAGCCGTTCGGCGCTGCCAACGAAGGCGTCAGCGTCCTCGTGCTCTGCGGCCGCGACATGCCGCAGACCGCGACCGCCCCGAACCTCGAGCAGATCGAACAGAAATTGCTGGAAGACAAGGTCAACAAGCGGGCCCAGCGCTATCTGCGCGACCTGCGCCGGGATGCCGTGATCGAATATAGCTGA